In the Nitrosopumilus cobalaminigenes genome, GAATATTGGATCTTTACTTCTGTTATACAAAACGTATACTCCTGGATTTGGTTTTACATATTGAGCACTATCTGTCCAAACTCTCATTTTGTCATCTAATAGTTCCATAACATAGCAAAGTAACACTAGATATTAAACTAGATTGCAAAAATGACGATTATCCAATAACCTCTATGCTTTTAATATTGAGCTGAAAAAGATGTAATCCTGTCCTTATTAGAAAAATTTCCAGATCAGTTTACTCCTAGATCTATCCAAAAAGAAATTCTCACAGAAATAGAAGAAAAACTCCAATCGGGATTTAAAAAAATTATTCTATGTGCTCCGACAGGAGTGGGAAAATCACTGGTAGGTGCAACTGTCTCCAATTATTTTGATAGTTCATTTACTGTAACTGCATCAAAACATCTTCAAGATCAATACATCAAAGATATTCCGTTTTTAAAACCCGTAAAAGGCAAACAAAATTTCCCCTGTCTAAAACTAATGTCTGCAGAAAAGGTGGATAATGAAAGACGAGCTATGAGATGGGGTTTAACCTGTGATAAGGGAGAATGTCAGGAAAGAGTCACAAAAAATGGAAAAGAAGTTTTTGAAGTGTGTAAATTCAAGCCCACTATTGGCCAAGTAGCCGATAATACTCAGGATACTCCATCATGTCACTATTATTTGCAAAAATATGATGCTCTTGCATCAAAACATTCTCTGTGGAATTATCACGCATTTTTCACAATTATGAAATTTAACAAGAAACTCTTTGAGGATTATCTAGATAGAAAAGTTACTGTCTTTGATGAGGCTCACAAAATAGAAGATCAAATAATCCAGTTTGTTGGATTTGATATTTTCAGTGGTCAGGTTGATGAATGTAATCTTAATTCAGAAAAATATGATTTCACTGATTTGGATTCAATGATAAAGCTAACTGATGATATGGCGTTTGCATATGCTAAACAAATTAAAGATATCAAAGAAAGTCCTGCATTTCAAAACAATCCTGATTTTGAATTAATCACGGGATTGGAACGTCGTCATGATAGATCTGCTCAAGCTAAAATTGACATAATGTCTGATAAAGATAATTTTATTGTAAATGATCCTCAAAAAGATTTGAATGGGAATTTTAGAACCATTTCTGTTAAACCAATTGATGTCTCAAAATTTGCAAACTCTTTCTTTGAAACAGAATACCAAATTTTCATGTCTGCAACCATTGACAAATCCAGTTTTTGTGAAAACATGGGATTGGAAAAAGATGATGTAGCCTTTGTCGATACACCAAAATCCCCATTTCCAATTGAACATAGAACAATTGATCTTCTCAATATTCGACGATTAAGTTATGGTTCAACTGATGAGGATGAACTTGAAATTATTAAAACAATTGATAGAATTATGGATGAGCATTCTAACGAGCGAGGATTAATTTTGACTTCGTCTATTCCTAGATGTCAAAAAATCATTAGACACCTTTCTCCTAAAAATACTCAAAGAATTAGACTTTGTCATAGTAAAAACAAAGATGGCAAAACACAAGATGAAGTGATATCTGAGCATGCCTCTGATCCTACTGGTGTTTTACTGTCTTCATCTCTATGGGAGGGTGTGGATTTGAAAGATGATTTGTCTCGATTTCAAATAATTGCAAAAGTTCCATACCCGAACTATACTGAAAAACGTACTAGGGCAAAAATGAATAAATTCCCTCAATGGTATACTTCACAAACTCTTACAAAGATATTACAAGGATTTGGGCGTTCAATTCGAAGTGATGATGATTGGGCAAAAACATACGTTTTGGACACTGCAGTAAATAATGTATTTTTCAAAGGACAGTCGATGATTCCAAAAGCATACTATGATGTTTTAGGCATGGATTCAGTTTAATTTTATAATTACTTATTTTCTATTTGCACAAGCACATTTCACATAAACCATTTTGAATTCTCCATCTGTTTTCACGTTATGTGACATTGGTTTTCTGCATTGTTGACATTCTGTAAATCCAAAATATTCATCCACTTTGATCATTTTATAATCCCATGATTTTTTTTCTTCGTTCCAAAATACAGAATTTATTTCTGACGGTCCTTCCATGTTATGATATGGAAATAGTTTCATTAATTAATTTTCTATGTGTTTAGATTTTTAAAATCTAGGCATTTTTGATCAAATTCATTAAGATATTGTTTTGCATTAATCTGAGAATCCATTATGTATAATTCACAAGTTTCAGCATCGATTAGTTGTGCGGAATTGTTACTATTTGTTAACACTTGTAAAGACAAAATGGTAACAAGTACAATTATTACAATTATTGCAAATTTACTAGAGTAGATATCCATGATATTGTGAGGGTCTTGTTCAGTTTAATTCTTTTTAATTTTTTAATAAATTGATTACGTCATTATTTGTTTTAATCCATGTTTTAAGATAAGCCGAAAACAAATTTTCAATCTCATCCATTGGAAGTCCTGCAAATCTAGGATCTTTTGCAAGGTCTTCAAACTGTTCATGAAGTTGGTCTAACGTATTTTTCTGTTCTTCATTTAATTGCTCTAATTTTGCTACTACTTCTAAAACGACCATGGTTTTCTTGAGGTAAATTCAGTTAAAATATTTTTAGAAAACCTGTAGTAGACAACAGTAATTTGATAAGCATAAGTCGTTTCTTTTTCCTGTTATCTCTAAATCTTATTTTAGATCGCGATCTATAAAGCTTGTGGACAATTTGTTCTTCTAAGGATTGGCTGTAGTAATTGCACCTTGAGCGGCTGAACCAACAAGTGTTGCATATTTTGCCAATGCTCCAGAGGTATAGTTTGGTTGAGGTTTCCTCCAAGATTCTTTTCTTTTTGCTAATTCTTCTTCTGAAACATGAAGATCAATTACTGTAGTTTCTGTATCAATTGTAATTTCATCACCATCTTTGACTAGTGCTATTGGTCCTCCAACATATGCTTCTGGTGCAACATGTCCTACCATGAATCCTCTGGTTCCTCCTGAAAATCGTCCATCTGTTACCATTGCCACTTTTTTACCTAAACCTTGACCTACTAGTGCTGCAGTTGTTGCAAGCATTTCTCTCATACCTGGTCCTCCTTTTGGACCTTCATATCTAATCACAACAACATCTCCTTCCTCGACATCTCCTTTTGCAACTGCATCAAATGCATATTCTTCTCTATCATAGACTTTTGCTTTACCCGTAAATTTGGTCATTTCTACACCTGCAGTTTTAATCACTGCTCCTTCTGGAGCAAGACTACCTTTGAGTACAACTGCTGTTCCTACTGTGTGGATTGGATTATCAACAGGTCGGATAATGGACTGTTCAGGTTCTGGAATTGTCATTGCATCTAGATTTTGTTGAATGGTTTTTCCTGTAACTGTAATACAACCTCCGTTGAGTAATCCCTTAGCAGCTAATTTTTTTAAGACAAATGGAATTCCCCCGATTTTATCTAAACTATTCATTACATAGCTGCCACCTGGTTTCATATCTGCAATATGTGGTGTCTTTTTTCTAATTCTTTCAAAATCATCATAAGTTAGTTTTACTCCAGCTTCATTTGCCATTGATAACAAATGCAAAATTCCATTCGTTGAACCTCCAACTGCATTAAGCATCACGATTGAATTCTCAAATGCTTCAAATGTCATAATGTCTCTTGGCTTGATGTTTAATTCTAATAATTTTGCACATGCAGCACCTGTATCATAAACCATTTTGTTTCTTCTTTCATCTTCTGCAGGCGGACTTGCACTTCCAGGTAATGCCAATCCAATAGCTTCTGAAATTGATGCCATTGTGTTTGCAGTAAACATTCCACCACATGAACCAGAACTAGGACATGCTGTGTTTTCAATATTTTTTAGCATCTCTAAAGAAATTTGTCCTGCATCATATGCTCCAACTGCTTCATAAACATCTACAACTGTAAGCTCTTTTCCATCTAAAATCCCTGGCATGATTGTTCCACCATATACAAAGGCTGATGGTAAATTTAGTCTGGCCATTGCCATCATTGTTCCAGGTAAACTTTTGTCGCAACCTGCAATTCCTACAATACCGTCGTATTGATGTGCTCTTACCATTAATTCAATAGAATCTGCAATAACTTCACGAGATATTAGAGATGATTTCATTCCTTCATGTCCCATGGCAATTCCATCACTAACTGCAATTGTTGAGAATATTCTTGGGGTTGCACCATTTTCTGCAACTCCTTTTTTTGCCTCTTCGGCCAATGTTGGTAACAAAATGTTACATGGAGTTGCCTCATTTCCTGTGTGACAAACTCCGATGAATGGTTTACTAAGATCATTATCATCTAGCCCCATAGCTTTGTACATTGCTCTGTGTGGCGAACGTGCTGTACCTCCTACTACGTTTTGACTAGATATTTCCATAACATGTCAAATTCAGATTCCTATAATTTAGACTTTATTGCAATTATCTGATAGAAAACTTTCATTGAGTTTAAAATGAATACTCTATAGTTTTATTTTAATAGTTTTCAATTGTTTTTGGGTTATGGCATTAAAGAAACTTCTAAGAACTAAAGAAACTTTCATGGCTAAAATGATTACTCGTGACCCTAAAACCTTAGAAGGTTATACCCACACATTACAAAACTTTGAGAATTATTGTATGGAAAAGACTGGAAAAGTTGATTGTATTGAGGATTTAAAGAAATTTGATGAGACTGACCTATTTGAATTTCTACAGGGCTGGATTAATCAAAACCACGATAGGGCACCAAGGACAGTAAAGAACTATTTCTCACAAGTGAAAAAGTACCTACATTATAGGGGAATCAAGCTTCATCCCCAGGATATCAAGGAAGAATTAGACTTTAGACGAAATATGCAAGAGGATTTGTATGGATTGTCTTTAGAGGACATACAAACCATACTAAAACCCCTAAGGTACAAGCATAGAGTCCAATTCCTATGCCAGTTATCCGGATTAATGAGGGTTGGTGAAACTGTCCAGTTAAGAAAAAAGCATCTTGATGGATCTGGATTAAACATTATTGTGAAAATCCCTCCAACAATTGCCAAGTTCAAGAAAGGCCGTACTACTTTCTTTAGTAAAGAAGCAAGCAGATTGTTAAGACCAATACTAAGAAAGTTAGATGATGATGATTTAGTCTTTGGTACAAATGAGAATCATATCTTTTCAGAGTTAAACGTTGAGCAGATTATGAGAAGAACTTTGAAAAAGGTCGGTCTTGATATGAGATACGAATCAAATAACAGATTTATGATTAACACCCATTCATTCAGGGCATATGGCATCACCAAAGTGTCTAGACATGATTCAAACTTTGCCAAGAAGCTTGCAGGGCAAAAAGGCTACCTTGATGAATATGATAGAATGACAGATGCAGAAAAACTAGAACTATACCAAAAGATAGAGTCTGACTTGACCATTGATGATACTGCAAAACTAAAAGCAGAAAATGATAAACTTCAAGAAGAAAGAAAAGAAATTGACGAATTAAGAGAAATGGCCAACATGGATAGAAAACTTATTGAAAAGTTGATGGAACGTTTAGACCTGAAATTAGATAAGAAAGAATAATCTTTAGTATATTTTTTAGAAATAATTGACGTTTTTCGTATATGATTAACTGATATTGGGTACTATCCATACTATCATAGTAGTAATAGTACGGATATCAATAAAATATACTAAAGATAGTACGATATTCGTACATATTAAATACTACTTGTGTTATTAGTATGATATGTCTCAATTTGCTCGCCGTACAACTAACATATCCATAACATTGTCAAACGATACTCTTGACAAATTAGATAAAGCTCGTAAGTTAATTCCTAGAAGTACATTAATTGATTATCTTATTTCAAAGTCATTAAAGAAAAAAAATAGTTTTCCGTCCAAAGAAAACCAAACCATCACCAATGGAGATGATTCTATAATTGAGTAGCATAAACATCAACTTATCCGTGTCACGTTCAAAAACAGGACACAATGAAATCCGTATTGTCTGTTGTTATTGTAATAAGATTTCTAAAACCTATGAGGGTTTTAGAAAACATATTGAAAGAAGTCATAGAAATGAATATGGAATCAAACACATAAAGAAACAAGCTTCCAAACTATGCAGACTA is a window encoding:
- a CDS encoding helicase C-terminal domain-containing protein, translated to MLSLLEKFPDQFTPRSIQKEILTEIEEKLQSGFKKIILCAPTGVGKSLVGATVSNYFDSSFTVTASKHLQDQYIKDIPFLKPVKGKQNFPCLKLMSAEKVDNERRAMRWGLTCDKGECQERVTKNGKEVFEVCKFKPTIGQVADNTQDTPSCHYYLQKYDALASKHSLWNYHAFFTIMKFNKKLFEDYLDRKVTVFDEAHKIEDQIIQFVGFDIFSGQVDECNLNSEKYDFTDLDSMIKLTDDMAFAYAKQIKDIKESPAFQNNPDFELITGLERRHDRSAQAKIDIMSDKDNFIVNDPQKDLNGNFRTISVKPIDVSKFANSFFETEYQIFMSATIDKSSFCENMGLEKDDVAFVDTPKSPFPIEHRTIDLLNIRRLSYGSTDEDELEIIKTIDRIMDEHSNERGLILTSSIPRCQKIIRHLSPKNTQRIRLCHSKNKDGKTQDEVISEHASDPTGVLLSSSLWEGVDLKDDLSRFQIIAKVPYPNYTEKRTRAKMNKFPQWYTSQTLTKILQGFGRSIRSDDDWAKTYVLDTAVNNVFFKGQSMIPKAYYDVLGMDSV
- the ilvD gene encoding dihydroxy-acid dehydratase translates to MEISSQNVVGGTARSPHRAMYKAMGLDDNDLSKPFIGVCHTGNEATPCNILLPTLAEEAKKGVAENGATPRIFSTIAVSDGIAMGHEGMKSSLISREVIADSIELMVRAHQYDGIVGIAGCDKSLPGTMMAMARLNLPSAFVYGGTIMPGILDGKELTVVDVYEAVGAYDAGQISLEMLKNIENTACPSSGSCGGMFTANTMASISEAIGLALPGSASPPAEDERRNKMVYDTGAACAKLLELNIKPRDIMTFEAFENSIVMLNAVGGSTNGILHLLSMANEAGVKLTYDDFERIRKKTPHIADMKPGGSYVMNSLDKIGGIPFVLKKLAAKGLLNGGCITVTGKTIQQNLDAMTIPEPEQSIIRPVDNPIHTVGTAVVLKGSLAPEGAVIKTAGVEMTKFTGKAKVYDREEYAFDAVAKGDVEEGDVVVIRYEGPKGGPGMREMLATTAALVGQGLGKKVAMVTDGRFSGGTRGFMVGHVAPEAYVGGPIALVKDGDEITIDTETTVIDLHVSEEELAKRKESWRKPQPNYTSGALAKYATLVGSAAQGAITTANP
- a CDS encoding tyrosine-type recombinase/integrase translates to MALKKLLRTKETFMAKMITRDPKTLEGYTHTLQNFENYCMEKTGKVDCIEDLKKFDETDLFEFLQGWINQNHDRAPRTVKNYFSQVKKYLHYRGIKLHPQDIKEELDFRRNMQEDLYGLSLEDIQTILKPLRYKHRVQFLCQLSGLMRVGETVQLRKKHLDGSGLNIIVKIPPTIAKFKKGRTTFFSKEASRLLRPILRKLDDDDLVFGTNENHIFSELNVEQIMRRTLKKVGLDMRYESNNRFMINTHSFRAYGITKVSRHDSNFAKKLAGQKGYLDEYDRMTDAEKLELYQKIESDLTIDDTAKLKAENDKLQEERKEIDELREMANMDRKLIEKLMERLDLKLDKKE